One Echeneis naucrates chromosome 4, fEcheNa1.1, whole genome shotgun sequence genomic window, tgtgtgtttgtttgtgtgtgtgtgtgtgtgtgtgtgtgtgtgtgtgtgtgtgtgtgtgtgtgtttgtgtgtgtgtgtgtgtgtgtgtgtgtgtgtgtgtgtgtgtgtgtgtgtgtgtgtgtgtgtgtgtgtggagcttCAGGACATGTATCACAGTGGTGTATATGTGCTTCAGTCCAGTGGGAATACACAAACTAATGAATGTCACTGAATGtgcagctttccttttttttttctttttctttttttttttttattttctggcttTCACAGTCAAACCATCACACAGCATAAGAATTAGTTCAGAAAAAACAACCAGCCAGTCCAGAAACTTGTGTAAATTTGCTTTAgttttccgtttttttttttgtttttgtttgtttttttcattttgtgtcatttcatatttcaataCGCAATATGCACAGTTCTTATTTTGTTCACTGTCTGATTTGAATTGGCATGTTTTTGGATTGAAAATCCTTTTCCAATGCGTTTTTTATGAAAgcacatggtgtgtgtgtgtgtgtgtgtgtgtgtgtgtgtgtctggctgaGTGAGCAGAGGATATACACACTAAATGCTGTCATTGTACGTGGAAATTGGACCACACTGCCCAATTTTAGCTGCCACACTGCAGCTTAGGAGGTGTGAATATACAGATCTCTGCACACAGCTACACCACAAGTAACACAATGGCATTGTCATCTAATCTGTCACATTACATTTCCTTCCTATTTTATGGTTACTTGTACACATACTTGAGACTGATGGACGTCTTAGCTAGTTTCAGACGGTGGGGCCAAAGTTCAAATTACCGCCAGCAGCTCATGGGCAGACTAACAATATTCTGGAgaaccatgacaacagaaaaaaaaaaaaccaaaacaacaccatgctattgtttttcttatttatcaGATGATAGGCCCACCATAGTCCTGCTATTTAAAGGATCTGAATTGACGAAGCCACAGGCCCGTTACACAAGTGTGAAAAGTGTGATAAGCGTTTGAAAGCAGCATTTCTTATTATTAAATTACCATTTTTCCACCAAActgattaatttatttgttgatttcCGAAgtaatcacagtttttttttggacattttcttgACCTCAATTGATTGGTTGAATAGGAATTTAGGAATTTGGATACATATGGAAAATAACTGGTAGTTGGCACCGTCATTTTAACACTATAAAGTTGGATCAAACGACACTCTGTATGTTATGAATCAGTTACCCTGGTTCTGATTTTAAATCTAAGTTTAACTCCTCACCGCAGTTTGTTTTCTTGGGTGTTCCTATCAGTGAACTTGTCATACATTTCTGGTAGAGCAGGCAGAGGTGTTCACGtgttcatattttccttttgtgcCACAGCTCCTGCTGGGACTTGCctaggcgtgtgtgtgtgtgcatgtgtgtaaatgtgtgcttgtttttttttgcttccacTGTGGGGCCATTATTAGCAGAAAAGCCACTTTGATGAGACCAGTAGTCATTTTGAGTTCCTGGTTCAAGTTAGGGTTTGTATTAGGCTTCCTACAAAGAATGTAAGTCTCTGCAAGTTACTAACAAGgataaatgtgaaaacttttgtgtttgtgcatttagGCGTGCACTTACACTTCACCAAACTTGTTTCATCAACGGCAAGTCATTTAAAGCAGAGACATCTTATTTAACAGGTTGtatatttattctgttgtttGCTTGCCACCATGAGTTGTGTCAAGGCTCTCAGCTGTCCATTAGTTTAATGATACACGCTGTAGCAGGCTTTAAAACTGTGcacacagcctttttttttttttttgaagcattGCTGTGACCTAATTACAACTCTCCTGTACATCAAAACACGATGTGGTAAGCTACTGTCACTTTGATAAAAGAATGACTTGTTTTAGCCCATCTGAACTTGCACAAACATAACCCAGTGCTGAACTTGGGTTTTTTTCCAATATATGTTTCACAACAGAATCTGTGTGACACAAGGAGTGTCAAAGGTGAACACCCTCCCACAACCGGTTTCCTGTTTAGGCCCCTGTGATGGAATACTGTATCACAGCCAGCTCACCAGCCGGTCAGCCTGTGGACTGGCCAGCTCAGCTTACGTTTGATTGGCAGGAATACAAGCAGCAAGCAGTCAACCAGCCAGCCAGTGACTCGACCGGCAGCAAACCTGCAAATCAGTTATTTACCCACTCGAGTGAATCAGTTACAGCATCAGGAGGCCTTGCCCATACAGTGCAGTGTAAGGCAATCATGCAAACGAAGCCCCATGTTAGATCCTTTGCTTCCACAGTCATGACTCTCCCCAGCTGTTCTCTGACTCTTTACACACCTTTTTGGATATGGATTTATTATGACTCACTGTGATGACAACAGTGTGCTCGTCTGTGCATGTTTGGGGTTTTACTCTAGGCAACATGCAGTTTTAGCGAGACTCCATCTCAGGTTGTAGATACCATGCAGGCTCCTGAACAGGCTATAAATACCTTCATGCTTCAAGTGGTTGGAGTATCTGGAGATACTGCTGCAGGGCTTCTTCACTCTATTGTACTAGAACATGAGCAGCGTTTGAACCCACAGTTGTCCGCATCTTTCTGCTTGATGACTAAAAACCTACCAGCCACCAAAGAACACTTCAGAAAGGAACGTGGGAAATACAGACGCACATTTCCATCTGCATTTATAGTTATGTAGAGAAACTATTTTAGTCACAGTGTTGTTCTGTAGAAGTACTTCATACCCTTACAATGACTGTAGGGTTGTTGTATTTACACGCAACCAGTGCTTCAAATGTCAGCTTGACTTTCAAGAGAAGAGTGCTTTGTAGAACTATTCATTGCATGAAGATATTGGTCTATTTTCCACAAACAATACCActcataaatatgaatgtcTTTAATGAGGCGTCTGTGGTAAGATACTGTATAGACTTTCAAAGGGAAGAATATCAAGTTTAATTGAAGTGTGTAACACAGCAGCATGTTTAATAACTGATCCTTGAGCAGGTTTTGCTGGCTTTACTAGAATCATCATTGATCCTGCATAAACAAAAGGTGAAAGATGATTTCAACCCAGTCTTTCACAGCCATTATCTCAGTGTGGAGCAAACCTAACGTCATGGTGGTTTATTGtcagtgaaggagaaagaaTGAAACAGTGATTCATTGTGAAAGACAGAATTGAAATTTGAGGAGTAGCAGTGAGAATCTTTCGCTTTTCACAACATAGCTGAGCGTGCTGTTAATAAAACCGTACGAAGAATAGGGTCATAAATAGCTATGCAATGCGCCATCAAGGCATTAAAACCAGAAAGCCATTAACACAGTGGATTTTGGCAATGATGTTGTGCTACTTCCACAAAGTAAAGGGTCAAACAGTCCATGGGAGGGACCTTCCTGACTAAGCAACagtggagggagaaggagaCCCTTGACACTCATATGGGCTCATGATCTTTGATTGCGTGCTCTTTTCTATGCAGAAATCATAAGAGCTACTTGTGACTTTCTAATACTGCATAGCTAATTTTAGCATTGACAGTGGATTAAGATTACCAGTTTGAGCTGGTTTGCCACCCAAATTTGTAACAATCCATGACCGTGCAACTTCTGCACCCGTTTTTGCTGTCCTTGGCGCTCATGAGTTATTGGTACTCCCCTTAccaatcatcatcagcagtgCTCCCCAATCATCTGTGCTTACCGAATCATCAGCAGACCTCTGCTCCACCTGTGGGTTGCAGCCTCTTTGACTCTACCAGTGTATGTTTCCAGTGTGAAGATGCAGCACAACACTTGTGCTTTGACATGCAAGACAATGTGCAACACGCCACAACATAAAGTTTTAGCTTCTTTTTGGTAACTGTTTTGGTCTTTCACTGGCAAATTGTGCAGTTTCAGAGGTTTTTCTAGCTCAGAAGAACCCACCGAGTCTGTTCAGCTGAAGGGGTTCGGGGATTGCTGGTGAACATTGTGGAGCATTTAGCAGTTAAAAAGTCACATCTTTCCCTGGGGAGCTAGTGAAGACCAAAACAGACCACAAAGCTAGATATTGGACTTATTTTCATCATGTAGCCAAACttcagatgaataaataatatgaagagCGATACTCTGTGACAGCTGTATATTCTcgtgttgtgtttacagcatATTCCACTGCCTTTTAGTGTCCAAAAACTGCCCCCATTGtgccaaaaacatttaaaatttgttaaaatcCCCATACTGTGTGATTTTATGTTCTTTGTCCTGTCAAATCGAGACTAAAATCAGTCATTAAGATAACAGGCAACGCACAATGGGGTGATTGCACAAGAAAATTAACTGTGCATGACTTGTGTTACTTCTGcaagatatacacacacacacacgtcctgTCTGCATGTGAATATGTCAGTGGGTGAGTGTGACCCTTGgtaaacaaaagaagagaaaacgAGGACAACTGCTGCGTGTGCTCGTGTTATTGTAGCCCTACCTGCCTGTCTGCACTATTTGGAAGAGTCTGTCAGACCCTGTGAAAAACAGCCAGCAATCATTCCATTCAGTCGTAGTGTTCAAcctacagcccccccccccctccatagCCTGGAGGGGGAAGTATGCAATGGTGCTTCGACAACACATGAGAAGCTCCATACATGCAGCAGCTCGTCCTGCAGTGTCAAGTAACATCAAGGGGTGAGCATGGTAGCTTGTTTCACTCAAGTATTCAAAATCTAGGTTGATCAAAGTCAAAGGGGAGCGCAGGCGAAGCTGTCTCTCGTAGAAATTTGGATGCTGtcattttggtttctttcaACAGGCAAGGTTTCTGCACTGTGTTTCAGTGGatacatatcttttttttttttttccctctctctgcaaGCTAAAATTTAAATAGCAGGTGCAAAGCAGTTGTGTAGTACTGCTGCATGGAAAAGTTAAAAGTATTGTTTTTACATCGTGAGACTGTTAAGTATGCTTTGTGTGTtattctgaggaaaaaaaaaaaaaagagtgcctTGATGAATTTTGAATGAGGCTACTCTGCTCAGTTTGTCTAAAACAGTAGAAAACTCCCAACAGAAGTGATGGAGTAATAAAAGCAGTGAATCACTGTAATCTGTATGCATGCCCAAACCTGAACTGATCCCCTCTGGTGGTTGAACCCTGCTGAGCCCAAAGGAAGCAGGTTCTtatcagggaggaggacaggaagacagagtgggggaggaagagaaggtggGGGTTGGTGGGCAACATGGCACTCGATTTCCACTTAATACTCAACAGTTTAATGTAACTAATGCTCACAGCTGAACCTGTAAGTGACGCTTCTCTGATGTAATAATAACGTCATGACTGTTTGTGTATCATTGAATCCCACATTCATTCACataacaaacattcacacaagtAAAAAGTAAAGGTATATAGTGATGTCTATTTCTTCAAAGTTTCTTGGCTTGAATCATGTTCACTACATATAAAAACAGTCTAACTTTGAACAAGAAGTGCTACTTAACAGCTTCATATAGTCTTCCTTTGGCTCTGAAAGGATGTTTCTTATCCTCATGAGGACTAAGTGAGATAGAAGGATAATAGTAGGATCTCATGCTTTTGACGTTGGAGTGAAAATATCTTAGCTCAACCAACGTTGCTACGACCTGGAAATAGCATTTTTATGTCTGATTACATAAAACTGAGAACGTTGAATGTCGGACAGCTGGGCTTGACTGAAGTTTCATGAAGATGTTGATTCAACTCTTCCAGAGAACTATGACCCGGATGAACCTACACAGAGTCTCAATGTAAAAGTAGCCCGTGAATGTCCAAAGGAAACACAGACAGTGGAAGttgaaaattactaaataatgtttctctttcactcacaGATCTTTTCTTGAAGGTGATGAAAAGGATGGACATGAGCTCCACCAGCATCCCTCACCAGTAGCTGGACAGCATGgcctctgcttcttcttcaggaGAGGACACCAGCAGCTCATTAGCACTGCACTGGAGGCTAACACCCACATAGATACACAGTATGCTGCATTTTGTGGGCCTGGTCGGTTAAACGTCTGTATGAACTGCTTTGAAAACATGACTCGTGTCAGAGTTGCACATGTCCGGGACATGGACGTCAACGAAGCCTAACAACACATGGACTGGGACCTTGGACCatgatctgtctctgatctgttgCTTTGGTGGCAGAGCTGGACTTTGCAGCTCTTCCACACTTAGACAAACTTGGACCCTGAGCCATGTCTCTTCTCTCAACTCTGAGCATTGTCTGTGGATTGTTGCTCCATGTTTCATTGAGTGTCCTCAACACTCATTACTGTGTCCCACGAAAGACTGTCCCTTACCAGAGTAAGTCACAAATTCTCACTGCAACAGGACTTCAGTGCATTGTAGCACTGTTTCCACTCTAGGGCTGGTCCAGTAAATACCACAATTTGTAACATTTGAAAAAGgtatttgaattttttaatCCTGTTATGTGAACAAGTGTACCAGCTTCTAACTGCTTGGATTTTCTGCTGGTTTTCTGTCTAGTGCttattaaatttcatttaagtttttgtttagtttagtttagtttagtttttgtttgtttttgtttttttctgcctgttcaAGCATTTCATTTATACAGCAGCATATTTATGCAGATGTTCTCCTGTTTAGATGAGCTGAAGTTGTTCAGAGAAGAGGGCATCTCAAACTACTCTACTATGTTAATAAGGGATGACATTGGAGTGCTGCTGCTGGGCGCCAGAGAGGCCATATATGCTCTGGACATCAACAACATCTCCGTCAGGAAGGCTGAGGTAAGAACATGTGAAGAGAGACATCTGTTTACAAAATGTACAGTCTGATCGGACAGCGCTCTTCTATTTTAAGATGCTAAAGCTCAGGTAAACTCACGAAACTCCTCTGTGTTCACAGGCAAACTGAAGCAgctcattcatttttcattattacagattagaaatgaaacttttttacttttgatatttttctctcATGGTGACTCAGTTTTATAAAGTAATCATCAAGATGGGTTGCAGTGGGTAATCATAGATTATATCATGCATTGTACATTATAATCTCTCAGGTCAGAGCTATGAGGAgttaaactttctttttttttttttttccaattcaatGTTTGTAATTTAAAGGTTTTTAGTCAGAAAGTGCAAACATTTAGGACAAACCCAAGACAAGCTTCCAGTTAGCTACAACGTATTCTGGTATTATATGGCACACGATGGAGTAGATGCTCTCATTCGTCACTGTTTTCTGCTTGATCGGGGCATTTCTTATAAATACTGCTCTTGTTAAACTCTGCAGCGATTGTCTGAATATAATCATAATTTCAGTTGTGCAGCTAACagtcaaaactgaaaaataacttACAGGTTCTCTTGTCAATAGCTCCCTGACTGGCCTTGATGTTAGACAAACAATGAGATGTGTGAGTGTCAACAGCCTGTTGGGTTGTGACACCATCTCTGCGTGCTTTGACAAGACACTTTCCATCTGTTGATGCAGGTGTATTGGCGAGTTacagaggagaagcagagggagtGCACATACAAGGGAAAACATGCCGAGGTTTGTGCAATGTCTTTCAAAACTGTTCACATGCAgtaacttttatttttggagcAAGGATACAAGCTCTAAGGCTGAGTGTTGACTGCAAGTAGTTTACCATTTAACTCTCTACATGTTTAAATCattaatatatgtgtgtgtgtgttgtgtttttttttttttccatcctcctTTTCAAGTCTATACAGAGAGCTCTCTTTGAAGTACTTTGCTTGCAGTTTTGGATTCAAAGCCCAAATAAAGGCATGTGCAGAAAATGCTTGTGCACATCCTTGACCTTTTGGTCATCAGCTGTGCTCCAGCCAGCCCATGCTGTCAGTATGTGTATGTggcatgtttatattttttgcgGCTGAACTAACAAAGTGTGGCCTTGGCATTCTCTCTGCTGGATATTGTTGCAGGTGGAATGCCGTAACTACATTCGAACTCTGCACACAGTGAACGACACCaccatgtatgtgtgtggcacAAATGCTTTTAGCCCCACCTGTGATTTTCTGGTAAGTGCAGAATAGTTAGTTTAGAGCATTTTACAAATTGCTTCTGTGGGAAagacctctgaccttttgtcTATCAGcacctgtttgtttatgtgttgcTCACAATGTGACACCCATTTGTTCACCATTTGGTTTGgtagttgtgtgttttttaagcCCCATACAGGTGTTTTTgtatgcttctttttttaaaccaatctGCTCAAACAGAAGTATAAATAATGCATCTGTTGGGGACTATTTTGGATTAATTGGATGGATTAATAAAACctgggactgtgtgtgtggtttagcCAGCAGCATTCATTGTGATGAGGGAGGATTGTTGTCAAATTACTTTGAGGCCATGCAGCAAAAATTGCAGTCAATGCAAGACTGAGCTTCCCTTAATGGCCACAATGGCTATTCAGTTATTAGAGTCAATACaaagtgtgtctttgttgtgatttaaaaaaaaaaaatagtcgAAGCCAATCCTTGCAtattttttggtgttttattaGTTGTTGTCTTTGCTGGGTTTGTTTGCTCAACACAACACGGTAGCTTGtgaatgcagtttattttggcAGGAACTCAAATCTTGAGGGTTGAATGGTCATGAAAGTATTGCTAAGGAGAGTTAAACAGTTCATATGTGCACCTGAAGAAGTCAGTAATATCAACAGTGCAGAAATGACAGGATTTGTTTTTCCCCCATGATAATGGCTAAATCGTGGGCTGGTAGTCCCTTTATAGGCTTTAATGCATCTCTATTCCACTTTGTAAAATGGAGTGTAATAATGTCAACATATTCAACCCGTGGTTAAATGTTAATCCTGATAAGATTAAACtacttcaaataaaatgactcaaatgttctttgttttccCACCTTTAACAGCTttcttccctccccctctctttttgtctgacaGACATTTGTTAATGGACAGCTGACACTACAGggaaagcaggaggagggaaaggggaaATGTCCTTTTGATCCCTTCCAGAGATACTCCTCCCTCATGGTTGGTGAGTGTCTGAGTCAGGTTTCAAACCAAATGGAACAAAGCCCAGAATAATGCTGAGTACTCAAAGTGCACCAACAGAAAAGATGCCTGATGCGATAAGTGTATGTAGATTTCTCAGGCCACAACACCCTGTTATGAATGTGACCTAGATTCTTTCACTTCTGCTACCTGCTTGTTCAACAGATGCGCTGCAACACTTTGTACAGTTCATTTGTTGGCATTTATATGAGATATTGTTTCAATTTAATATGAATAATTGACTTCCAGGAAACTTTCTCCATCTCTTGTTCCTGTCCAACAGGAAATGACCTGTATTCTGCTACATCCATCAACTTCTTGGGTTCTGAGCCTGTGGTTCTGCGCAGCTCAAACTTGGCTCTTCGCACCGAGTTTAAGGGCTCCTGGCTCAGTGGTGAGTTCCTGGCCATATAAAGGCAGAGGTTTATGGTATAGGGGAAACAGACTGAGGCACCAGTGGCAGTACTAAAGTATATTATTTCGAATGATGCATTGATATCTAACTTTTCTTTCGATTTATTTCACGTTTTTGTGGTTTCAGAGCCAAACTTTGTCTACATGGACTTTGTGGGTGAGAGTGTTGACAGTCCTGATGGCGATGATGATAAGGTGTACTTGTTCTTCAGTGAGAATGCCATGGAGTATGATTTCTACAGCAAAGTTGCAGTGTCACGAGTGGCCCGTGTCTGCAAGGTATAAAACACCATCCATCCTTTTTGTCGTAGTTTGGGTGGAGTAGAACCTGGACAGATGGTCACGCTATTAAAGGGCTGACATACAGAGTCAAACAACCATTTATCCTCTTATATGCTATAAAGACATAAAGAATAAGAACTAATGCTAAATCAAACATCGTCAGAGATTCCTGTTCAACACACGACTGATTGTTGTGGTTAAAGGGAATGTGTACGCGATTgccgtgtgtctgtgttcagggGGATATGGGTGGACAGCGGACGCTACAGAGGAAATGGACGTCGTTCCTGAAAGCTCGTCTGGATTGTTCCCTCCCTGAACCCAGCCTGCCCCCCATTGTCCAGGATGTCTTCCTGCTGAAGCACAAGGACTGGAGGAAGAGTGTCTTCTATGCTGTCTTTACACCGCAGTCGTGAGTACTTCCAGTGAAATCCTGTGGTTTTATGGCTCAGGGTTGGTGTTGATATGGGGTAATCCAGCATGAATTCAGAGCACTCAGTTCGAATGAACAATGAAGATCTCTATAttcatgaaaaatgacaaagtcttgaatttctttctttgtgttgattgTAATATAAGATATTTAGCAAGTAAAActtgtaatttgtttgtttgtgatttattttctgtttccaggaGCCTGTCCCAGGTATCGGCGGTGTGTGCATATAGTGTATCTGCCATTAGAGATATTTTCAGTACGGGAAAGTTCAAGACCCCCGTTGCTGTGGAGACATCCCATGTGAAGTGGGTGATGTACACCGGAGAGGTACCAGTCCCCAGACCAGGAGCGGTGAGTTCAAACCCAGAAAGGATGCTGCATATTAAAGCATCTGAGGCAAATCAACAAAACCTGCAATTCTAAGTaggggttttgttttgcagtgcaTCAATAATGTGGCACGTACAATGGGCATGAATCGCTCCCTGGACCTTCCCGATAAAACCCTCCAGTTCATCAGAGACCGCCCCCTCATGGACGAGGCTGTCCGTCCAGAAACAGGTGGGCCGCTGCTGGTCAAGAAAGGAGCTCTGCTGACTCGGATCGTTGTAGACAGTGTGCTGGCGTTGGATGGACAAAGATATGAGGTCATGTTCACTGGCACAGGTAAACTATTGGACAGCAACATAGGTCAAGATTAAAGTGGAACAGAACTAACGTTGAAATATTAAGTTCCTTAATTTAAATCTTCTGCATGAATATTCTGGTTGATTATACATCAAATTCCTGAAAATTTCAGCAGCTCTCTGTAATATCCAATTTTCATGACTGATGAAGCTTCAAAGTTCAAACATTCGGGGGAAAAAATTGTTATTACTTTTTAATAGTTTAAAACAGAAGCCTTCTTTAGGATGtgtggatatatatataaatgatacCACCTTTTTCCAGGTGAGCTCACCTACTCCAAACCTGTCACAAGAGCAatgactaaaacaaaacataaattaattatGACTAAGCAACGTTTTGTGACAATTTATAAGTAATAACTTAgataaatgtgtgaaagtgttttatGCTGTGTTCTATGTTGTCAGTTTGCAAGGCTGCAAACTTGGCCAGGTTGTTCTTGTGAAAAGATTTTTCTAATCTCACTGGGACTTcttgggaaaataaaataatgtttccATACTTTAAAGCTAGATTATGTAACTTCTCCAATGAGAAATAATTTATTCCTTCTCTCATACATGAAAAGTTGAATCCATAAGAAGTGAAATGCAGACTTTCTCAATTCAGTGAACACAGCAGTTTTCCAGCTATAGCCTGATTTGATCTGATCATCAGTTTGAAGTATCTGTTATAAGGAGACCTTAGATAGATAGATCTGATATAATAGCTTTCAGAAAAGCTTTCATCGTGTAAAAAAATTGGCTTCTACTgtgttttatgtatgtattaaaTGCCATTGTTAATCATTGTCTCCTGATAGAAAATGGTTATGTTCAGAAGGCCGTCAACTACGCTGGAGAAATGTTTATAATTGAGGAGATTCAGCTGTTCGAAAACCCCGAGCCAATTACCATCCTGCGTCTCTCCTCAAGCAAGGTGACATTTGTTAGCTTGTCATCATCATCGACACCCATTTCCTGCTACTGTTACTTTACTTGGCAAATGTTAAATAAGGTTGAGTCCAAATTTGAATATATAATCATTTCAAGGGTTATTTagatgactttttaaaaattttttttgtatgtgggtgtgtgtccaTACAAACACAGGGCCAGCTGTATGCCGGTTCAGTTTTTGGTGCGATCCAGATGCCCGTCAGTAATTGCAGCCGCTATGACACTTGTGTGGATTGCATCCTGGCCAGGGATCCTTACTGTGCCTGGGACTTCTCAACAGAGCAGTGCTCCTCAGTCCATAGCCTCCCCCGCTCCTCCAACACTGCAATGCAGAGTCTGAAGCAGGGAGATGTCTCGCAGTGCCCTCAGCTTGGTACATTCCCTCACAGTGCATTTGCATGTATTGCTTTGTTTGAAATGATGTTCCAACATCAGCGTTTATCAGGAAGCAGAGAGACTgaccttgtgtttttgtgttttcagatccAGTCACAGCTGTGGAACTAAACCTTGTCCCAGAGAACAACATCCAGCTGCCTTGCCAGCTCCACACCAACTTGGCACAGGTCCTCTGGCGCTTCTCTGACCAAACACTTCACTCCAACCACAAATACTACATCTACAGCGGAGGCCTCCTCATTTTGCATGCTTCTGAATCAGATGCTGGCCTCTACATCTGTGACTCAGTGGAGTACATAAACGGCAGAACATACAACCAAACTATGGCAGTTTATCATTTACAGCTCAACCCTGGCCCAACAGTGGAGGAAGTCACAACTCCTGGCAATGAGCTGGCAAATTCCCCCGACTCTATTCACACTGTGAACACAGCTGCACCAGGGCCAGTGCCAAACCTTGGGAATGACGACTTGTTGCTCCCTGAGACTCGAAAAGACACTGGCAGGGTCACTCGCTTAGAGGTGACCGTGGCTCTGCTATCACTGCTTTGCTTCTTCCTGATGGGAGTCATATTTTGGATGTGGTTTCGAGGACACTGGGAATGTTTCAAGTTTACACAGAGCTCCAGTGTAAGTGAGGATAGAAGGCAGTCAGGTGATTACATGCACATCCAGAACAGGACTTCAGAGATAAAGTTCCTGGGGCCTGAGGCTGGGAGACCTTGCAGTGCCAATAATAATCACTCTGCTGTTGACTTCAAAGGGAACGGGGAGCACCACTTCACACCTATGGCCAACATCTCAAGTCTTGATGGTCTGGGATACATAAATGATGAGTCAGAGATCTGAAACTGCTGAGGTATAGAACAGAATATTCCTCTGCCAACAAAACTGAACCAACCATCTTCCTATAGGTGCATTTGTAACAAGGGACACAATATTTTCACATGATGAATCCTTTTTGACCAGTGTCCTTTCTCTTCTCACCAGTCTgttgaacattttcattctctAACCGGGCAGCTGATGATCAGTATAACGACATTCTCTGGTTGAAGATCACTCCAGGAAACTGacatcttttaatatttttttgtatgatgACAAATTGTGAATCTACTTTGTGTAATATATTGTGTACAGACAAGACCATTGTTTTCccaa contains:
- the LOC115042550 gene encoding semaphorin-4E, encoding MSLLSTLSIVCGLLLHVSLSVLNTHYCVPRKTVPYQNELKLFREEGISNYSTMLIRDDIGVLLLGAREAIYALDINNISVRKAEVYWRVTEEKQRECTYKGKHAEVECRNYIRTLHTVNDTTMYVCGTNAFSPTCDFLTFVNGQLTLQGKQEEGKGKCPFDPFQRYSSLMVGNDLYSATSINFLGSEPVVLRSSNLALRTEFKGSWLSEPNFVYMDFVGESVDSPDGDDDKVYLFFSENAMEYDFYSKVAVSRVARVCKGDMGGQRTLQRKWTSFLKARLDCSLPEPSLPPIVQDVFLLKHKDWRKSVFYAVFTPQSSLSQVSAVCAYSVSAIRDIFSTGKFKTPVAVETSHVKWVMYTGEVPVPRPGACINNVARTMGMNRSLDLPDKTLQFIRDRPLMDEAVRPETGGPLLVKKGALLTRIVVDSVLALDGQRYEVMFTGTENGYVQKAVNYAGEMFIIEEIQLFENPEPITILRLSSSKGQLYAGSVFGAIQMPVSNCSRYDTCVDCILARDPYCAWDFSTEQCSSVHSLPRSSNTAMQSLKQGDVSQCPQLDPVTAVELNLVPENNIQLPCQLHTNLAQVLWRFSDQTLHSNHKYYIYSGGLLILHASESDAGLYICDSVEYINGRTYNQTMAVYHLQLNPGPTVEEVTTPGNELANSPDSIHTVNTAAPGPVPNLGNDDLLLPETRKDTGRVTRLEVTVALLSLLCFFLMGVIFWMWFRGHWECFKFTQSSSVSEDRRQSGDYMHIQNRTSEIKFLGPEAGRPCSANNNHSAVDFKGNGEHHFTPMANISSLDGLGYINDESEI